DNA sequence from the Acidobacteriota bacterium genome:
TGCCATGCTGGCGGTAAACGACCCCAACGTGGTGCTGGGAGCGGCGGAGTGCCGCTTCCTGGCGCCGGTACGGGTGGGGGAGGAGCTAACGGCCCGGGCTCGGGAGGAGCCTTCGGAGAGTGCGCCCTCCGGAGGCCGCAAGCGGCAGGTGGAGGTGACGGTACAGCGCGGCGAGGACGAAGTCTTCCAAGGAAGATTCACCTGCTTCGTGCTCGATCATCATGTCCTTGACGGGTAGCGCTGGCTCGGTCGGGCCGGCGCTGACCCTTCGGCCGACCGCTATAGAGTCTCGAGTAGGGTGGGCGCCAGCCCACCAGCTGGACGAGAGCCTGGTTCGGAATAGCCCTGGAAGGAGAGTGAAACGATGCAAGGCAACGGTGGTGACC
Encoded proteins:
- a CDS encoding PaaI family thioesterase; this translates as MESCTHLGISPELCGAPVELSPGEATAALTPTPEMAADDRGLVHGGFVFGLADYAAMLAVNDPNVVLGAAECRFLAPVRVGEELTARAREEPSESAPSGGRKRQVEVTVQRGEDEVFQGRFTCFVLDHHVLDG